In Magnolia sinica isolate HGM2019 chromosome 12, MsV1, whole genome shotgun sequence, a single genomic region encodes these proteins:
- the LOC131221294 gene encoding uncharacterized GPI-anchored protein At1g61900-like isoform X4, whose product MRKHGLLFLCFLFTGLHESYCNVLHAADFRSHSPPLPRHLLLYQQGSALMEEKATVLLPDTSPNVSPQPFIPLLAPSPLASFKNNTIPRLSGLCTLNFSAVETMMSTTAVDCWAFFAPFLANVICCPQLHATLVILIGQSSKDTGTLALDVDQAKHCLADVQKILAGQGANERLQRICSIHPSNLTEGSCPVKDVNEFESVVDSSKLLAACEKVDPVNECCSQICQNAIFEAAREIALKDGGLSGMSGIRVLPGYSSRLDDCKSIVLRWLASRLDSLSAKQFLRRISNCNLNKACPLVFPDTKNVSKYCRNGIRNKTICCYAMENYISHLQKQSFITNLQALDCAASLGLQLQAVNITKNVYGLCHISLKDFSLQESGCLLPSLPSDATFDQSSGISFTCDLNDNIAAPWPSASQQVTVSSCNKTIKLPALPAATPSPSGKNGQNLKDMILPMLFASWMVATMLM is encoded by the exons ATGAGAAAACATGGCCTTCTCTTCCTCTGCTTTCTCT TTACAGGCTTGCACGAATCTTACTGCAATGTATTGCATGCTGCTGATTTTAGGAGTCATAGCCCACCACTACCACGGCATCTTTTGTTGTATCAGCAAGGTTCCGCCCTAATGGAGGAAAAGGCAACTGTTCTTTTGCCCGATACTTCTCCCAATGTGTCACCTCAACCCTTTATTCCTCTTCTAGCACCTTCACCACTTGCATCTTTTAAGAATAATACTATACCAAGGTTATCAG GACTTTGTACATTAAATTTTTCTGCTGTTGAAACTATGATGAGCACGACAGCAGTTGACTGCTGGGCTTTCTTTGCTCCTTTTCTGGCCAATGTAATTTGCTGCCCGCAGTTGCATGCCACTCTTGTGATTCTCATTGGGCAATCCAGTAAAGATACTGGGACCCTTGCTTTGGACGTGGATCAGGCCAAACACTGCCTGGCGGATGTGCAGAAGATTCTGGCAGGCCAGGGAGCAAATGAACGTCTTCAGAGGATTTGCTCAATTCATCCATCGAACCTCACAGAAGGCTCTTGTCCTGTCAAAGATGTTAATGAGTTTGAGAGTGTTGTGGATTCATCTAAGCTTTTGGCTGCCTGCGAGAAAGTCGATCCTGTGAATGAGTGTTGTAGCCAAATTTGCCAGAATGCTATATTTGAAGCTGCAAGAGAAATCGCTTTGAAAGATGGTGGTCTCTCAGGCATGAGTGGTATCCGTGTATTGCCTGGGTACTCATCTAGACTTGATGATTGTAAAAGCATTGTCCTGAGATGGCTTGCAAGTAGACTCGATTCACTTTCTGCGAAGCAATTCCTTAGGCGGATTTCTAATTGCAACTTGAATAAAG CTTGTCCACTGGTTTTCCCTGACACTAAAAATGTTTCGAAATACTGTCGGAATGGGATCCGTAACAAGACAATTTGCTGCTATGCTATGGAGAATTACATATCTCACCTACAAAAGCAGAGTTTCATAACCAATTTGCAAGCTTTGGATTGTGCTGCATCGCTTGGTTTGCAGTTGCAGGCAGTGAATATTACCAAAAATGTTTATGGCCTAtgtcatataagcctcaaggatttTTCTCTCCAAG AATCTGGATGCCTCCTGCCAAGCTTGCCTTCAGATGCAACATTTGACCAATCTTCAGGAATCAGCTTCACTTGTGACCTGAACGACAACATAGCAGCTCCTTGGCCATCTGCATCTCAACAAGTCACTGTATCTTCCTGCAATAAGA
- the LOC131221294 gene encoding uncharacterized GPI-anchored protein At1g61900-like isoform X2 produces the protein MRKHGLLFLCFLCLHESYCNVLHAADFRSHSPPLPRHLLLYQQGSALMEEKATVLLPDTSPNVSPQPFIPLLAPSPLASFKNNTIPRLSGLCTLNFSAVETMMSTTAVDCWAFFAPFLANVICCPQLHATLVILIGQSSKDTGTLALDVDQAKHCLADVQKILAGQGANERLQRICSIHPSNLTEGSCPVKDVNEFESVVDSSKLLAACEKVDPVNECCSQICQNAIFEAAREIALKDGGLSGMSGIRVLPGYSSRLDDCKSIVLRWLASRLDSLSAKQFLRRISNCNLNKACPLVFPDTKNVSKYCRNGIRNKTICCYAMENYISHLQKQSFITNLQALDCAASLGLQLQAVNITKNVYGLCHISLKDFSLQVGSQESGCLLPSLPSDATFDQSSGISFTCDLNDNIAAPWPSASQQVTVSSCNKTIKLPALPAATPSPSGKNGQNLKDMILPMLFASWMVATMLM, from the exons ATGAGAAAACATGGCCTTCTCTTCCTCTGCTTTCTCT GCTTGCACGAATCTTACTGCAATGTATTGCATGCTGCTGATTTTAGGAGTCATAGCCCACCACTACCACGGCATCTTTTGTTGTATCAGCAAGGTTCCGCCCTAATGGAGGAAAAGGCAACTGTTCTTTTGCCCGATACTTCTCCCAATGTGTCACCTCAACCCTTTATTCCTCTTCTAGCACCTTCACCACTTGCATCTTTTAAGAATAATACTATACCAAGGTTATCAG GACTTTGTACATTAAATTTTTCTGCTGTTGAAACTATGATGAGCACGACAGCAGTTGACTGCTGGGCTTTCTTTGCTCCTTTTCTGGCCAATGTAATTTGCTGCCCGCAGTTGCATGCCACTCTTGTGATTCTCATTGGGCAATCCAGTAAAGATACTGGGACCCTTGCTTTGGACGTGGATCAGGCCAAACACTGCCTGGCGGATGTGCAGAAGATTCTGGCAGGCCAGGGAGCAAATGAACGTCTTCAGAGGATTTGCTCAATTCATCCATCGAACCTCACAGAAGGCTCTTGTCCTGTCAAAGATGTTAATGAGTTTGAGAGTGTTGTGGATTCATCTAAGCTTTTGGCTGCCTGCGAGAAAGTCGATCCTGTGAATGAGTGTTGTAGCCAAATTTGCCAGAATGCTATATTTGAAGCTGCAAGAGAAATCGCTTTGAAAGATGGTGGTCTCTCAGGCATGAGTGGTATCCGTGTATTGCCTGGGTACTCATCTAGACTTGATGATTGTAAAAGCATTGTCCTGAGATGGCTTGCAAGTAGACTCGATTCACTTTCTGCGAAGCAATTCCTTAGGCGGATTTCTAATTGCAACTTGAATAAAG CTTGTCCACTGGTTTTCCCTGACACTAAAAATGTTTCGAAATACTGTCGGAATGGGATCCGTAACAAGACAATTTGCTGCTATGCTATGGAGAATTACATATCTCACCTACAAAAGCAGAGTTTCATAACCAATTTGCAAGCTTTGGATTGTGCTGCATCGCTTGGTTTGCAGTTGCAGGCAGTGAATATTACCAAAAATGTTTATGGCCTAtgtcatataagcctcaaggatttTTCTCTCCAAG TTGGATCGCAAG AATCTGGATGCCTCCTGCCAAGCTTGCCTTCAGATGCAACATTTGACCAATCTTCAGGAATCAGCTTCACTTGTGACCTGAACGACAACATAGCAGCTCCTTGGCCATCTGCATCTCAACAAGTCACTGTATCTTCCTGCAATAAGA
- the LOC131221294 gene encoding uncharacterized GPI-anchored protein At1g61900-like isoform X3: MRKHGLLFLCFLFTGLHESYCNVLHAADFRSHSPPLPRHLLLYQQGSALMEEKATVLLPDTSPNVSPQPFIPLLAPSPLASFKNNTIPRLSGLCTLNFSAVETMMSTTAVDCWAFFAPFLANVICCPQLHATLVILIGQSSKDTGTLALDVDQAKHCLADVQKILAGQGANERLQRICSIHPSNLTEGSCPVKDVNEFESVVDSSKLLAACEKVDPVNECCSQICQNAIFEAAREIALKDGGLSGMSGIRVLPGYSSRLDDCKSIVLRWLASRLDSLSAKQFLRRISNCNLNKACPLVFPDTKNVSKYCRNGIRNKTICCYAMENYISHLQKQSFITNLQALDCAASLGLQLQAVNITKNVYGLCHISLKDFSLQVGSQESGCLLPSLPSDATFDQSSGISFTCDLNDNIAAPWPSASQQVTVSSCNKTIKLPALPAATPSPSGQNLKDMILPMLFASWMVATMLM; the protein is encoded by the exons ATGAGAAAACATGGCCTTCTCTTCCTCTGCTTTCTCT TTACAGGCTTGCACGAATCTTACTGCAATGTATTGCATGCTGCTGATTTTAGGAGTCATAGCCCACCACTACCACGGCATCTTTTGTTGTATCAGCAAGGTTCCGCCCTAATGGAGGAAAAGGCAACTGTTCTTTTGCCCGATACTTCTCCCAATGTGTCACCTCAACCCTTTATTCCTCTTCTAGCACCTTCACCACTTGCATCTTTTAAGAATAATACTATACCAAGGTTATCAG GACTTTGTACATTAAATTTTTCTGCTGTTGAAACTATGATGAGCACGACAGCAGTTGACTGCTGGGCTTTCTTTGCTCCTTTTCTGGCCAATGTAATTTGCTGCCCGCAGTTGCATGCCACTCTTGTGATTCTCATTGGGCAATCCAGTAAAGATACTGGGACCCTTGCTTTGGACGTGGATCAGGCCAAACACTGCCTGGCGGATGTGCAGAAGATTCTGGCAGGCCAGGGAGCAAATGAACGTCTTCAGAGGATTTGCTCAATTCATCCATCGAACCTCACAGAAGGCTCTTGTCCTGTCAAAGATGTTAATGAGTTTGAGAGTGTTGTGGATTCATCTAAGCTTTTGGCTGCCTGCGAGAAAGTCGATCCTGTGAATGAGTGTTGTAGCCAAATTTGCCAGAATGCTATATTTGAAGCTGCAAGAGAAATCGCTTTGAAAGATGGTGGTCTCTCAGGCATGAGTGGTATCCGTGTATTGCCTGGGTACTCATCTAGACTTGATGATTGTAAAAGCATTGTCCTGAGATGGCTTGCAAGTAGACTCGATTCACTTTCTGCGAAGCAATTCCTTAGGCGGATTTCTAATTGCAACTTGAATAAAG CTTGTCCACTGGTTTTCCCTGACACTAAAAATGTTTCGAAATACTGTCGGAATGGGATCCGTAACAAGACAATTTGCTGCTATGCTATGGAGAATTACATATCTCACCTACAAAAGCAGAGTTTCATAACCAATTTGCAAGCTTTGGATTGTGCTGCATCGCTTGGTTTGCAGTTGCAGGCAGTGAATATTACCAAAAATGTTTATGGCCTAtgtcatataagcctcaaggatttTTCTCTCCAAG TTGGATCGCAAG AATCTGGATGCCTCCTGCCAAGCTTGCCTTCAGATGCAACATTTGACCAATCTTCAGGAATCAGCTTCACTTGTGACCTGAACGACAACATAGCAGCTCCTTGGCCATCTGCATCTCAACAAGTCACTGTATCTTCCTGCAATAAGA
- the LOC131221294 gene encoding uncharacterized GPI-anchored protein At1g61900-like isoform X1, with product MRKHGLLFLCFLFTGLHESYCNVLHAADFRSHSPPLPRHLLLYQQGSALMEEKATVLLPDTSPNVSPQPFIPLLAPSPLASFKNNTIPRLSGLCTLNFSAVETMMSTTAVDCWAFFAPFLANVICCPQLHATLVILIGQSSKDTGTLALDVDQAKHCLADVQKILAGQGANERLQRICSIHPSNLTEGSCPVKDVNEFESVVDSSKLLAACEKVDPVNECCSQICQNAIFEAAREIALKDGGLSGMSGIRVLPGYSSRLDDCKSIVLRWLASRLDSLSAKQFLRRISNCNLNKACPLVFPDTKNVSKYCRNGIRNKTICCYAMENYISHLQKQSFITNLQALDCAASLGLQLQAVNITKNVYGLCHISLKDFSLQVGSQESGCLLPSLPSDATFDQSSGISFTCDLNDNIAAPWPSASQQVTVSSCNKTIKLPALPAATPSPSGKNGQNLKDMILPMLFASWMVATMLM from the exons ATGAGAAAACATGGCCTTCTCTTCCTCTGCTTTCTCT TTACAGGCTTGCACGAATCTTACTGCAATGTATTGCATGCTGCTGATTTTAGGAGTCATAGCCCACCACTACCACGGCATCTTTTGTTGTATCAGCAAGGTTCCGCCCTAATGGAGGAAAAGGCAACTGTTCTTTTGCCCGATACTTCTCCCAATGTGTCACCTCAACCCTTTATTCCTCTTCTAGCACCTTCACCACTTGCATCTTTTAAGAATAATACTATACCAAGGTTATCAG GACTTTGTACATTAAATTTTTCTGCTGTTGAAACTATGATGAGCACGACAGCAGTTGACTGCTGGGCTTTCTTTGCTCCTTTTCTGGCCAATGTAATTTGCTGCCCGCAGTTGCATGCCACTCTTGTGATTCTCATTGGGCAATCCAGTAAAGATACTGGGACCCTTGCTTTGGACGTGGATCAGGCCAAACACTGCCTGGCGGATGTGCAGAAGATTCTGGCAGGCCAGGGAGCAAATGAACGTCTTCAGAGGATTTGCTCAATTCATCCATCGAACCTCACAGAAGGCTCTTGTCCTGTCAAAGATGTTAATGAGTTTGAGAGTGTTGTGGATTCATCTAAGCTTTTGGCTGCCTGCGAGAAAGTCGATCCTGTGAATGAGTGTTGTAGCCAAATTTGCCAGAATGCTATATTTGAAGCTGCAAGAGAAATCGCTTTGAAAGATGGTGGTCTCTCAGGCATGAGTGGTATCCGTGTATTGCCTGGGTACTCATCTAGACTTGATGATTGTAAAAGCATTGTCCTGAGATGGCTTGCAAGTAGACTCGATTCACTTTCTGCGAAGCAATTCCTTAGGCGGATTTCTAATTGCAACTTGAATAAAG CTTGTCCACTGGTTTTCCCTGACACTAAAAATGTTTCGAAATACTGTCGGAATGGGATCCGTAACAAGACAATTTGCTGCTATGCTATGGAGAATTACATATCTCACCTACAAAAGCAGAGTTTCATAACCAATTTGCAAGCTTTGGATTGTGCTGCATCGCTTGGTTTGCAGTTGCAGGCAGTGAATATTACCAAAAATGTTTATGGCCTAtgtcatataagcctcaaggatttTTCTCTCCAAG TTGGATCGCAAG AATCTGGATGCCTCCTGCCAAGCTTGCCTTCAGATGCAACATTTGACCAATCTTCAGGAATCAGCTTCACTTGTGACCTGAACGACAACATAGCAGCTCCTTGGCCATCTGCATCTCAACAAGTCACTGTATCTTCCTGCAATAAGA
- the LOC131221294 gene encoding uncharacterized GPI-anchored protein At1g61900-like isoform X5 yields MRKHGLLFLCFLFTGLHESYCNVLHAADFRSHSPPLPRHLLLYQQGSALMEEKATVLLPDTSPNVSPQPFIPLLAPSPLASFKNNTIPRLSGLCTLNFSAVETMMSTTAVDCWAFFAPFLANVICCPQLHATLVILIGQSSKDTGTLALDVDQAKHCLADVQKILAGQGANERLQRICSIHPSNLTEGSCPVKDVNEFESVVDSSKLLAACEKVDPVNECCSQICQNAIFEAAREIALKDGGLSGMSGIRVLPGYSSRLDDCKSIVLRWLASRLDSLSAKQFLRRISNCNLNKACPLVFPDTKNVSKYCRNGIRNKTICCYAMENYISHLQKQSFITNLQALDCAASLGLQLQAVNITKNVYGLCHISLKDFSLQVGSQESGCLLPSLPSDATFDQSSGISFTCDLNDNIAAPWPSASQQVTVSSCNKSIPCIHFMVVS; encoded by the exons ATGAGAAAACATGGCCTTCTCTTCCTCTGCTTTCTCT TTACAGGCTTGCACGAATCTTACTGCAATGTATTGCATGCTGCTGATTTTAGGAGTCATAGCCCACCACTACCACGGCATCTTTTGTTGTATCAGCAAGGTTCCGCCCTAATGGAGGAAAAGGCAACTGTTCTTTTGCCCGATACTTCTCCCAATGTGTCACCTCAACCCTTTATTCCTCTTCTAGCACCTTCACCACTTGCATCTTTTAAGAATAATACTATACCAAGGTTATCAG GACTTTGTACATTAAATTTTTCTGCTGTTGAAACTATGATGAGCACGACAGCAGTTGACTGCTGGGCTTTCTTTGCTCCTTTTCTGGCCAATGTAATTTGCTGCCCGCAGTTGCATGCCACTCTTGTGATTCTCATTGGGCAATCCAGTAAAGATACTGGGACCCTTGCTTTGGACGTGGATCAGGCCAAACACTGCCTGGCGGATGTGCAGAAGATTCTGGCAGGCCAGGGAGCAAATGAACGTCTTCAGAGGATTTGCTCAATTCATCCATCGAACCTCACAGAAGGCTCTTGTCCTGTCAAAGATGTTAATGAGTTTGAGAGTGTTGTGGATTCATCTAAGCTTTTGGCTGCCTGCGAGAAAGTCGATCCTGTGAATGAGTGTTGTAGCCAAATTTGCCAGAATGCTATATTTGAAGCTGCAAGAGAAATCGCTTTGAAAGATGGTGGTCTCTCAGGCATGAGTGGTATCCGTGTATTGCCTGGGTACTCATCTAGACTTGATGATTGTAAAAGCATTGTCCTGAGATGGCTTGCAAGTAGACTCGATTCACTTTCTGCGAAGCAATTCCTTAGGCGGATTTCTAATTGCAACTTGAATAAAG CTTGTCCACTGGTTTTCCCTGACACTAAAAATGTTTCGAAATACTGTCGGAATGGGATCCGTAACAAGACAATTTGCTGCTATGCTATGGAGAATTACATATCTCACCTACAAAAGCAGAGTTTCATAACCAATTTGCAAGCTTTGGATTGTGCTGCATCGCTTGGTTTGCAGTTGCAGGCAGTGAATATTACCAAAAATGTTTATGGCCTAtgtcatataagcctcaaggatttTTCTCTCCAAG TTGGATCGCAAG AATCTGGATGCCTCCTGCCAAGCTTGCCTTCAGATGCAACATTTGACCAATCTTCAGGAATCAGCTTCACTTGTGACCTGAACGACAACATAGCAGCTCCTTGGCCATCTGCATCTCAACAAGTCACTGTATCTTCCTGCAATAAGA GCATCCCTTGCATTCACTTCATGGTAGTATCTTAG